The DNA sequence TCAAAACACTGGCAGGTAGTGCTTGATCCCATGGAAGCATCGGCAAATCCACGTGAAATGATTATTTCAGGATCAAATGCCGTCAAACTCGAGAACATCCTGGTTGGAGAAGTCTGGCTCTGTTCTGGCCAGTCCAACATGGAATACAGCATGCGCAAGCACTGCAAAATTGCTGAGATGAAAGGAGAAAAAGCAAGTAAAAATGAACTGGCCCTTGCGAAAAATCCCAATATCCGTATTTTCCTGGTTAACCGGAAATTTATGTCGCCTGATCCCAGGCATAAAGGCTGGGAAATCGCACAGGATTCTGCACTAAAACTATTCTCCGCCGTCGGTTATTTTTATGGCAAAGAATTGTACAAAAATTTGAATGTTCCGATTGGAATGATCTCCTCTGCCGTGAGTGGCAGCGCCATTGAACCCTGGCTGCCGTCAGACGCCGCCATGAAACTTAAGGAAAATGATTTTATCAAAAAAAATAGCGAACACGGCAAGTTTTATTCCTCAATGATATCCCCGCTGGCACCGTTTACAATTAGTGGTTTTCTTTGGTACCAGGGTGAGACAAACTGTTTCCTGAATGAAGACGTCCAATATGCTTACAAAATGCGATTGCTGATCAATATTTGGCGCAAAGCATGGGCAAACGATTCCTTACCGTTCTATTTCGTCCAGATTGCTCCTTTCAGCTATTCACAGAGTAAAGGGAAAGAGGTGCTGACAAAAGAAACGTTACCCAAGTTCCGCGAAGCCCAAACTTTTGCCTTAAATATTCCCCATACGGGAATGGTTGTAATAACCGATCTGAACGACAGCATTAGCGAGCTTCATCCATTTCATAAACCGGAAGTAGCCCGCCGGCTCTCACTGTGGGCCCTTGCAAAAGTTTACGGGAAAAACACCGTATATTCAGGACCGGTATATAAGCAAATGAAAATTAAGGGGTCAAAAATTGAACTTGAATTTGATTATTGCGGTAGTGGATTGGTCAGTCGCGATGGCAAACCGCTCGATTGGTTCGAGATTTCCGGGGCAGACGGCATATTTGTCCCGGCACAGGCCGAAATAAAAGGCAACAAAGTAATTGTTTCAGCAGTTTCTGTTCGTTCGCCCAGGGCAGTTCGCTTTGGATGGGACGAAACTGCCCGCCCCAACCTGTTCAACAAGGAAGGCCTTCCGGCAGCATCATTTCGCACGGATAATCCCCTACTTAAAGAATATTTAAAAATATACCATAACTTAAACTGAATCAAACCATTTTAAAAGATTAAAATATCAGGGAATGAAAAATTTATTTGCTTT is a window from the Bacteroidota bacterium genome containing:
- a CDS encoding sialate O-acetylesterase produces the protein MINKNIKNISKKFSLLLLVLVAVQNYLSAQIVLPKIISNNMVLQRNKPVVIWGLAAAGEHITVKFSNQVKVAVADTSKHWQVVLDPMEASANPREMIISGSNAVKLENILVGEVWLCSGQSNMEYSMRKHCKIAEMKGEKASKNELALAKNPNIRIFLVNRKFMSPDPRHKGWEIAQDSALKLFSAVGYFYGKELYKNLNVPIGMISSAVSGSAIEPWLPSDAAMKLKENDFIKKNSEHGKFYSSMISPLAPFTISGFLWYQGETNCFLNEDVQYAYKMRLLINIWRKAWANDSLPFYFVQIAPFSYSQSKGKEVLTKETLPKFREAQTFALNIPHTGMVVITDLNDSISELHPFHKPEVARRLSLWALAKVYGKNTVYSGPVYKQMKIKGSKIELEFDYCGSGLVSRDGKPLDWFEISGADGIFVPAQAEIKGNKVIVSAVSVRSPRAVRFGWDETARPNLFNKEGLPAASFRTDNPLLKEYLKIYHNLN